The window CGATGGATTAGCGCCTACATTTTTATTGTTTGCTACGTTTCATACTAACATAACGCGCTGACTCTTTGTGGGGtggcagcatagcctagtggttagagcgttggactagtatccAAAAGTGTTCAAATCTGtccgttggactagtaaccaaaaggttgcaagttcaaatctgtTGTTATggccatgaacaaggcagttaacccactgttcctaggctgtcattgaaaataagaatttgttcttaactgatttgccaagtaaaataaatgtgtgtttggAGCTCATTACCAGTTTATATATTAGAACGTTAGCAAGATAAATCAAGGTCCCTTGCCTTGAGATAAAGAGCTGGGAGAAGTGGTGCTTTATCATgcatttgaacaaattaattaatGATGCACTTTTTATTATTTCGTGATCTCGACAAAACAACTTGTGTTATGTCGTGATCATGTCGTGATCATGAGAAAATGATCTTGTGTTTGATaacgttccatttattccatttcagcaattacaatgagcccatcctcctatagctcctaccACCAGCCTCCACTCATACAGTCATTTATTAACaagggtcatggctagaaggggtccagcttttgtcaaattaatgttagacccaaccaaatttacATACAATTAtacatctgtcattctcattgaaagcaagtctaagaagaggTAGAGGTTCTATGTGAGCTATTTCTATGCGCCCCCTTCTGaagttgggctcccgagtggagtagtctaaggcactgcatctcagtgctagaggcgtcactacagacaccctggttcgattccaggctgtatcacaaccggttgtgattgggagtcccatagggcgacactcaattggcccagcgttgtccgggtttggccggtgtaggccgtcaatataaataagaatttgttcttaaccgacttgcctaggtaaataaaggttgaaGAAAAGTGTAGTTTTtgcttttactttcggttttgtacgcCAGCTTCAAACCactaaaaatacaatattttgcaTTATGGATAATATACTTCACAGCGGTTTAAATGGTACAACGATTCTCTACGCAATGACTGCTTTTTTTTGTCACATGAAATTAGGCAAACTGTTAGAATTTTAGCAATCAGGAAaaggcggagcgatttctgcatatttcACCTTAAGCAGACCGGAACTGTGACCTTTTTTTCAATGGTAAAATGCTGAGTATGACATCTTCATATATCAAACATCTTTGTTGTATATGTTGAACTGTCAAACACCCCCCCATTCCAGCAGAACGACGTTTATCAACTGGTTGCTGTATTTCACAACAAGTGGGACAACTGTAAAACTATATTTTGAAACCGTGTACAGCAGCAGTCAGCGTTGAAAGTAAGTAGACATGTGAGTGTCGAATGTACGTCGTTAATGTATATATCCTTAGCATTATGCTGTGTGTATGTTGGCCAAGAATCACATTTTTCAGCCCTGAGCTGTCAGGAGTTTCAGACCAAAATATGAAACTGTCGTGCGCTAAACTTCCTGCGTATGCAGCTATTTTGTCTCGAGCGCATGCTGCTTGTAACATTGTAGCAAACTGTTATTATTAGTCTGCAAGCTTAGCTGTGCTACAATGTTGGAAGGAATAACAGATAACCCTTATCCTGGCGTTCTCACAACAAATTATATGTAACGTTTTCCAAGAAATTTACGTCACAACATTTGTCATCAAATCTGATGGCTCGCTACACTACACATTTCTTGCTGTTGGAAGACACACCCTCCACATTTATTTATTGTACTTCCGTGCATCGGACGGGGTGGCACAAGCGTTGATCACGCCAGTCAGTTGAATTGGCTAAACAACATTCTCACGTTTCGAGGAGCGTCTATGACAGCCTAGCCGTGaatgatacagtatgttgtgtcTTTTCTGAAAATGTATCGAAACCGAAGGGTAATCGCAGCACCGGATTGTGGTAAACAAGCAACATCAAGGTGAGGTGCTGCTATTGCTCTTCGGTGTTTGCTTTACGGGATCCTTGGGACGGCCCTACTCAATTGAAGTGGAAGTTTAAAATGGTATGGACCTCCCAAGGATCCAGTGTTTGCACCGACCGTTTATCTTCTCTCCCACAGCCGCCTGCGGAGACGAGTCCTAATAGCGCATGCgcctttttttgtatatatatatatattttttcccccttGTAAAAAAGTGATTTGCATGCCATTGCTCCTCATGTAATTTTAGTCAGTATACATATATTCCAGTCAGTATAAAGATATAGGCTACTTCAGACAAGGGTAAAATAAATAGGAAATCTAATGTTGAATTTCACTgcatgtcagtggaggctggtgggaggagctaaagGAGGACGGCCTCGTTGTCAGGGCTGAAATAGTGTTAATGGAGCAGAgtaaaacatgtggtttccatatgtttgatgtgttcaaTACCGTTCCATatattccattccagtcattttagtgagcccgtcctcctatagcccATCCCACCAGCCTCTGCTGTATGTTCTCTTTTGCTCATAGGACCAACAATACATCCTGACGCTACAGTATGGCCTGGGCTCTCACAGCATGGAATTggtatcctctctctgtcctatagATTTTTAGGTCAGGTTTTTACAAATGCTCTGAACAGTTTGTAATGGACCTAAAATCTCTATTTCTGAATAAGCTCCTCCAATTCACCAGGGTAGGAACCAAGACTCTGTGGATTTCAGAGTAACGTTACAACATTTTACCCAAGACCTACTTTCGAGAGGCAGAGGGTGTGCATTGTCTAAGTGGGAATGGGAAACTGGTGTTGTCCTGCTGCTAGTCCCTGTGACAATGTGGAGGAAATAAGTGGGTTACTTCATGGGGGTGTCGAGATTCCAGCATCCTCATCAGAATGTGGAGAGGTCGCTGGATTCCACAATGGTTCCGAGGAAGATTCTGAAGTGAGGTAAGATTATGACTCAACACTGCCATTGGTTACCTAATTAAATCAGTCATTGATTGGACTGCAATCAAAACCCACtgtgcaaaaactggttgaatcaacatcgtTTCCAGGTAATTTCAACCCCCATAAacaatgtgatgacattgaatcaatgtggaaaactgattggatttgcaaaaaatcATCAACATGAggacattttgtatttttatttcattcaactttgaacctaaatagttagttgacaactcaaccaaatgtaaatcaaaactggacgttgaactgacgtctgtgcccagtgggaacacACCACTTGAATTAGCAAGTCAAACCATTGGCAAACACATGAAGCACTTGTAATCTTCCATACTTTTGCCTTGTAGTACATGTATTTTGAAACATGTTAGTTTTGTTTCCATGGATGATTTGTCGCAGGAAAACGGGAGGAGACAATGCAGAGGACAATAAAGACAAAGAGGTGGCTGTTGTGACTGTGCAGGTGTGCTGTAGTGTCCCTCCCAAAACCAATGGAAAGGAAGACATTGCCCAGCCCCAGACTATAGAGAAGAATGGACTCCtccagacagaagacagacaggctgaggagCCGTCTCCCAACACAGGCACTGGACTCATAGCAAACTCCATCCTTACAGCACTGGACAAAAGCATTGAGGATACAGCCACAGAGAGCACAAATGTAGAAGCTCAGATATGCACTTCAGATCCTCCCCAGGGTCCCCTTAAGGAAGAGGTGCAAGGAGGAGGAGATGCAGAGAAGGTCCTGGCTGAGATAGATGTAGCTGTACTTGCTGAGCAGACCTCCACTGTGGTCCAGAATGAACACTCAGATAATATAACAGTTACACCTGATGCTAAGGACAAATGCCCTGAAGCCTTTGCTCCCAAAGCTGAGATACCAGTAGAATCCATTACCTCTGAAACTGTGGATGAAGATTCAACAATACCCCTCCACAATGCGGTGGATGTACTGTCAGAGCCAGAGAAGTGTTGTGACCACCACAGTGCCAAGACATCTCTCCCAGACTCCCAGCTCACCCCACCAGAGGCCTGTGAGAAGGCAGCATCTACCGACAGTGTCCCTCACCTGccctcatctccatctcccacTATGTAAGTCAAACGTCTATGGCTATAATGGCTGTAGCTTCAGTTCAAACCATTGGGATTTCTGGGTGACTCTTTGTGTATTCACAGTGTGCATTACATACATCTTTCCTCCCTGTCCCCTCGTGTATAGCACTGTGATAAAGGGGGTGGATGGTAAAGAGAATAGGAGCTCTGTAGTGCCCCTGAATGACAGTCCACAGGATCCTGAGGCTTCTCCAGCTTTATCAGGAGCTACGGAGCCCACACAGAATGGTCTGGTTCCCCAAAACCTCACTGGACTGGTGAAGGAACCAGTGAGAATGAGTCCCTCTGCGACCAACAAGAGGTGAGTAGACTAATATTTACAATGGAAATGTTCGTTATCACAACTTGTTGAAATAAACTGAATGATTTcaactgtaaaaaaaatatatttggggTTGTAATTTCCTTTGCCACCATTAGGGGGCATCCAAAGATCATAAAAATAATATCACACAACGGAATTGTGCAGGCGTGCTTTCAACCATCTATCTCTGTGATGTAATATGAAAAGAATGCAGTCCTTCATTTCCTAAAAGTTAAGCAAAAAATGACCATGATTAATAGTGAAATGAGTTTGAGGGATAGGAATTAATTACTCTTGAGTGGTCCACATTACTGTTCTCCTCTACACCTTTGGCATCTCAGCGTTATTTTGAGTGTAATTTGATCTATGTTCCATACTGTTTCCTGCTGtgaacataaactcagcaaaaaaagaaacgtcctctcactctcaactgtgtttattttcagcaaacttaacatgtgtaaatatttgtatgaacataacaagatacaacaactgagacataaactgaacaagttccacagacatgtgactaacaaatggaataatgtgtccctgaacaaaggggggtcaaaatcaaaattaacagtcagtatctggtgtggccatcagctgcattaagtactgcagtgtatctcttcctcatggactgcaccagatttgccagttcttgctgtgatttgttaccccactcttccatcaaggcacctgcaagttcccggacatttctggggggaatggccctagccctcatcctccgatccaacaagtcccagatgtgctcaatgggattgagatccgggctcttcgctggccatggcagaacactgacatccctgtcttgcatgaaatcacgcacagaacgagcagtatggctggtggcattgtcatgctggagggtaatgtcaggatgagcctgcaggaagggtaccacatgagggaggaggatgtcttccctgtaacgcacagcgttgagattgcctgcaatgaaaacaagctcagtccgatgatgctgtgacacctccccagaccatgacggaccctccacctccaaatcgatcccgctccagagtacaggcctcaacGTAATGCTCATgtcttcgacgataaacgcgaatccgtccatcacccctggtgagacaaaatcgcgactcgtcagtgaagagcactttttgcctgtcctgtctggtccagtgactgTGGATTTGTACACATAGGCggcattgttgtcggtgatgtctggtgaggacctgccttgccccaggcctacaagccctcagtccaccctccctcagcctattgcggacattctgagcactgatggagggattgtgcattcctggtataattcgggcagttgttgttgccatcctgtacctgtcccgcaggtgtgaagttcggatgtaccgatcctgtgcaggtgtttgttacacgtggtctgtcactgcgaggacgatcagctgtctgtcctgtctccctgaagCCCTGTCTTAGGcgcctcacagtacggacatcgcaatttattgccctggccacatctgtagtcctcatgcctccttgcagcatgcctaaggcacgttcatacagatgagcagggaccctgggcgtctttattttggtgtttttctagagtcagtagaaaggacactaaagaggcctaagttttcataactgtgaccttaattgcctaccgtctgtaagctgttattgTCAGGtgcacaggtgcatgttcatttaattgtttatggttcattgaacaagcatggggaaacagtgtttaaaccctttacaatgaatatctgtgaagttatttggatttttacgaatgatctttgaaagacggggtcctgaaaaagggccgtttctTTTTGTGGCTGAGTTTAGATGATTCCTCACAAGGTAGATCAAAGTGTCGTCTTCTACAGTTGAACATTAGAATGGTACTAACATTGTGGCTCGCCTGAGGCCTGACTGTACGAGAGGAATGTGGTGTAAGAACATAAGACCATGACAGTAGAGATGCTCTTCTTGTGACGTGAAGTGCAAACGTATGCAATTCACAGAATGGCTTTCTCGACTTCTCTCTCCAGTCAAAACTCCTGTGAACAAGCGAAGGAAGGTACCCAGGGTGGATTGGTTGAAGTCCCATCTTTGGAAGACCTCTTAGATGAAGGAGCGGAGGAAGAAGTGCCAGAAACAAAGGaacaggaggatgaggagatggagagTGCTACTGCAGGGGCCATGACAGGGGATGAGACGGGAGGGGAGGAGGCCCTAAAAGGAGAGGCCCATCAGGGGCCCAGCACCTCTGCTGATTTGGAGGTGTTACAAGTGAGGGAAGAAGATGGTCCTGCTGGGGACGATCTGGGAGTTAGGTTTGTCAATGTCTCTCTTTGTACCTTAGAACTGACTGCAGATCAGTGTCACATAATTGAACCAAAATGATCTTCTATTATTTGACATGTTAATAATAACATCATTAACTGTCATCCACTTTTTTAGCGAGGAAGACCTGTATCGAGGAGCTGAAGAGCTCCCCCAGGGGCCAGTTAAACATGCAGGCCCGGAGCCACTGTTTGAAATCACACGTCAGTTAATTTCAGATCATTTCCTTTTTACCAGAACACCAGTGTCTCCTTTAATGGTATACCCACAAATGTTTTGATTCAATATTTAGTATTCTCTTTCTcattttttctcttctctccctatctcAGTTCCAAAGGTTGAGGACCGATGCAGTCTGGAGCCAATGGTGGATATTATGTCctacagtgagagagagtggaagggaaaCACTGCCAAAAGTACCCTTATTAGAAAGGTCAGTTGATTAGCCAGTTACTATGATCTTATATTTTAAAAAGGAAATATGGGATTGGTTGCTTCATTTATGGACCTTTTTAAAGATGGAATCCGGAGTAGGGTGAAACGGCACCACTGACCaccactgctgctgttgttgcggAGCAGAGGAGCGACTGCGTTGTTGTTTTTCAAATACCAGATTGTCCCATTTTAAGATGAATATTTAGGACATTCTTACAAGATGATTCATACTAGTTtgctcttcctgtctggtcccagGGTTACACTGAGCTGTCTCAGAGGTTTGGGAGCCTGAGACGGGTGAGAGGAGATAACTACTGTGCCCTCCGAGCCACTCTGTTCCAGGTGCTCTCCACCAGCACCCAGCTGCCTGTCTGGCTGCAGGACGAACACATTTCTACGGTACACCATGCTTGCATAACTAACGCTGTGTATGCTCTAAAACTTGTATATAAGTCATTAGCCCTCATACGGTCTATACCTACGACCCCAGTACCATGGACATTAGCTGCCTGATGGTCAGTATGGCTTGCCGTTATAATCTAATGTGTCTTGGTcacattcattagtg is drawn from Oncorhynchus tshawytscha isolate Ot180627B linkage group LG29, Otsh_v2.0, whole genome shotgun sequence and contains these coding sequences:
- the LOC112227948 gene encoding uncharacterized protein LOC112227948 isoform X1; protein product: MGNWCCPAASPCDNVEEISGLLHGGVEIPASSSECGEVAGFHNGSEEDSEVRKTGGDNAEDNKDKEVAVVTVQVCCSVPPKTNGKEDIAQPQTIEKNGLLQTEDRQAEEPSPNTGTGLIANSILTALDKSIEDTATESTNVEAQICTSDPPQGPLKEEVQGGGDAEKVLAEIDVAVLAEQTSTVVQNEHSDNITVTPDAKDKCPEAFAPKAEIPVESITSETVDEDSTIPLHNAVDVLSEPEKCCDHHSAKTSLPDSQLTPPEACEKAASTDSVPHLPSSPSPTITVIKGVDGKENRSSVVPLNDSPQDPEASPALSGATEPTQNGLVPQNLTGLVKEPVRMSPSATNKSQNSCEQAKEGTQGGLVEVPSLEDLLDEGAEEEVPETKEQEDEEMESATAGAMTGDETGGEEALKGEAHQGPSTSADLEVLQVREEDGPAGDDLGVSEEDLYRGAEELPQGPVKHAGPEPLFEITLPKVEDRCSLEPMVDIMSYSEREWKGNTAKSTLIRKGYTELSQRFGSLRRVRGDNYCALRATLFQVLSTSTQLPVWLQDEHISTWLEELECLIGQWMFPSECRQREGSEDAAQQLKRYMELLQNRWQAAVGCSSAEERLCLCERVFQGGEEELGLLEALKLLMLGRAVELHTTMQEGGDVPVFCWLLYARDSSDCPRSFLSNHLSQVGFSGGLEQVEMFLLGYALQCTIQVYRLYMAHTEEFITYFPDDHKEDWPCVCLVTEDDRHYNVPVGQPNGLQVPEDLNAS
- the LOC112227948 gene encoding uncharacterized protein LOC112227948 isoform X2, which translates into the protein MICRRKTGGDNAEDNKDKEVAVVTVQVCCSVPPKTNGKEDIAQPQTIEKNGLLQTEDRQAEEPSPNTGTGLIANSILTALDKSIEDTATESTNVEAQICTSDPPQGPLKEEVQGGGDAEKVLAEIDVAVLAEQTSTVVQNEHSDNITVTPDAKDKCPEAFAPKAEIPVESITSETVDEDSTIPLHNAVDVLSEPEKCCDHHSAKTSLPDSQLTPPEACEKAASTDSVPHLPSSPSPTITVIKGVDGKENRSSVVPLNDSPQDPEASPALSGATEPTQNGLVPQNLTGLVKEPVRMSPSATNKSQNSCEQAKEGTQGGLVEVPSLEDLLDEGAEEEVPETKEQEDEEMESATAGAMTGDETGGEEALKGEAHQGPSTSADLEVLQVREEDGPAGDDLGVSEEDLYRGAEELPQGPVKHAGPEPLFEITLPKVEDRCSLEPMVDIMSYSEREWKGNTAKSTLIRKGYTELSQRFGSLRRVRGDNYCALRATLFQVLSTSTQLPVWLQDEHISTWLEELECLIGQWMFPSECRQREGSEDAAQQLKRYMELLQNRWQAAVGCSSAEERLCLCERVFQGGEEELGLLEALKLLMLGRAVELHTTMQEGGDVPVFCWLLYARDSSDCPRSFLSNHLSQVGFSGGLEQVEMFLLGYALQCTIQVYRLYMAHTEEFITYFPDDHKEDWPCVCLVTEDDRHYNVPVGQPNGLQVPEDLNAS